The Candidatus Hydrothermales bacterium sequence ATAGAGGAATTAAAGAACTCGTTGAAAAAAATAATAGATAAAGTTGGAAAACCGAATTCTTACTACGCCCTCATCTATCTCGATGGCGACAATATGGGGAAATGGCTCGCCGGAGAACTGTTACCAGATATTGAATATTCGTACGCGTCGGAAACCTGGGAAAATTTACCGAATAATTTCAAGAACAAAATAAAAGCAATAAGCCCACGAAAGCTCCTCACACCAGCAATTCACGCCTCTATCTCCACCGCTCTAAGAAATTATGCCTTGGAATTCGTAAGAAAGATAGTAGAAAAAGAGCATCTTGGAAAACTTGTATATGCAGGTGGAGATGATGTCCTCGCTTTTGTTAACCTAAAAGATCTTCTTGATGTCATACATAAGTTAAGGTGGGCTTTTTCAGGAAACATAAAGATAAATTCAAAAGACGAGATCGAAGTGGAGTTAAATAACAATAGTGGTTTTGTGGAAAATGTGGAAAAAGATGAAGAAGGTAATGAAT is a genomic window containing:
- the cas10 gene encoding type III-B CRISPR-associated protein Cas10/Cmr2 codes for the protein MKKIIDKVGKPNSYYALIYLDGDNMGKWLAGELLPDIEYSYASETWENLPNNFKNKIKAISPRKLLTPAIHASISTALRNYALEFVRKIVEKEHLGKLVYAGGDDVLAFVNLKDLLDVIHKLRWAFSGNIKINSKDEIEVELNNNSGFVENVEKDEEGNE